GCATCGCGCGCCGGTCACGTGTTCCTGGTCGCGGCTGGGACATGCGCCAAGCCTTCCACAGGGACCGGTTTCAGCCCGAAGAACGCCAGCCCGGCGGCCACGGCGAGGAACGCGGCCAGCACGACGAACCCGGTGGTCGCGCTGCCCGTGACGTCGGTGAGCCAGCCGACCAGGTAGGGCCCGGCGAACCCGCCGAGGTTGCCCAGCGCGTTGATCAGGCCCATCGCCACGGCGACGACCTCGATGCCGAGGATCCGGCTGGGGATGGCCCAGAACGGCCCGTACGGCATGTAGACGCCGGTCGCGACGACGCAGAGCAGCACCAGCTGCACCGCAGCCGGCCAGTGCACGAGGTTGCCGAGCAGCAGCCCGGCGATCGCGACGACCAGCGGGACGGTGACGGCGAGCCGCCGGTTGCCGGTCCGGTCCGACCAGTGCGCGCACGCGACCATCCCGGCCAGCGCCAGGACGTACGGCACGGCCGACAGGAACCCGACGGCGGTCGCCGAACCCCCGGTCATCGTCTTCACCACCGACGGCAGCCAGAGCGAAAAGCCGTAGAACCCGGTGATCCAGAAGAAGTAGATGCCGATCAGCAGCAGCACCTGCCGGTTCGCCAGCGCTTGCCGGTAGCCCTGCTTCGCGAACGCGGGCTTCGCCTCTTCTTCGGCCTTCAGGGTGGTTTCGAGGTACTCCCGCTCTTCGGCGGAGATCCAGCGGGCCTTCGCCGGCCGATCCGCCACCGCGAACCACCAGACGACCGCCCACAGCAGCGGCGGCAGGCCCTGGAGCACGAACACCCAGCGCCAGGACATGTGGTCGAGCATGAGCCCGGACAGCGGGGACATGACGATCGCCGAGATCGGCAGGCACGTCATCCACAGCGCGTTCGCGCGGGCCCGTTCGGCCTGCGGGAACCAGGACGCGAGCAGGATCAGCACCGCCGGCCAGACACCGCCCTCGAACAGCCCGAGCAGCAGCCGGGCGAGGTGCAGCTGGGTCTCGTTCCGCACGAGGCCGCACAGGACGGCCGCGAACGCCCACGCGATCATCAGCACCAGCACCGTCTTGCGGGCGCTCCACTTCACGGCCAGTACCGCCGCCGGGATCTGCAGCACGAGGTAGCCGATGAAGAAGATGCCGCTCGCCAGCCCCTTCGCGCTGGCCGACAACGGGAAGTCTTCGCCGATGTAGGGCAGGATCACCGCGACGTTCGTGCGGTCGAGGTAGGCCAGCATGTACATGACCACCGCGACCGGGATGACGTACGCCCAGCGCTTGCGGGGGATCACCGGACGCCCGGTGGGTAGATCGAGGGCAGCTTCCGCGCGTACGGCGCCAGCGTCGCCGCGGCCTTGAACGCGGCGACCATCGTGCCGTGCGAGGCCCGGCCGGTGCCGGCGATGTCGAACGCCGTGCCGTGGTCGACCGAGGTGCGCAGGATCGGCAAGCCGACGGTCACCGA
The window above is part of the Amycolatopsis camponoti genome. Proteins encoded here:
- a CDS encoding MFS transporter translates to MIPRKRWAYVIPVAVVMYMLAYLDRTNVAVILPYIGEDFPLSASAKGLASGIFFIGYLVLQIPAAVLAVKWSARKTVLVLMIAWAFAAVLCGLVRNETQLHLARLLLGLFEGGVWPAVLILLASWFPQAERARANALWMTCLPISAIVMSPLSGLMLDHMSWRWVFVLQGLPPLLWAVVWWFAVADRPAKARWISAEEREYLETTLKAEEEAKPAFAKQGYRQALANRQVLLLIGIYFFWITGFYGFSLWLPSVVKTMTGGSATAVGFLSAVPYVLALAGMVACAHWSDRTGNRRLAVTVPLVVAIAGLLLGNLVHWPAAVQLVLLCVVATGVYMPYGPFWAIPSRILGIEVVAVAMGLINALGNLGGFAGPYLVGWLTDVTGSATTGFVVLAAFLAVAAGLAFFGLKPVPVEGLAHVPAATRNT